The Breoghania sp. L-A4 sequence GCTTCGGCGAGATCGCCGCAAGGGCGAAGGAGGCCATTGCGGCCTATGACATCCGCTGCCAGGGCGGGGAGGCGCCGGCGCGGCTTCTCTCCGGCGGCAACATCCAGAAGATCGTGCTGGCGCGCACGCTCGACGCGGGGCCTCACGTCGTGCTGGCGGCGCAGCCCTCGCGCGGGCTCGACGTGGGCGCCACGGCCGATGTGCACCGCAGGCTCCTGGAGGCGCGGGCGCGCGGCGCGGGCGTGATCCTAATTTCCGAGGATCTCGACGAACTCATGCGCCTGTCGGACCGCATCGCCGTCATCCACCGCGGGCACCTCTCGGCCGCCGAGCCGACCGAAGGGCTGGATCGCGGCACCCTGGGCCTGCGCATGGCCGGACATTCAGCGGAGAAAGCCGCATGATCCGTTTAGAGCCGCGCGAGACGGCCACGACCACCCGGCTGATCGCGGCCCCGGTGATCGCCGCCGTCGCCGCCCTGCTGCTTGCCGCCATCCCAATCGCCACCACCGGCACCTCCGTGTTCGAGGCCTATGCGCTGATGGCCAGGGGCGCCTTCGGCTCGGTCTTCGCGTTCTCCGAGATGCTGACCCGCGCCACGCCGCTGATCCTCACCGGGCTTGCCGCCGCCGTCGCCTTCCGGGCCAAGCTGTGGAACATCGGCGGCGAAGGGCAGCTCTACGCCGGAGCGCTGGCCGCCGCCGCCATCGGATCGGGCGCGATCGACCAGCCGCCCATCGTGATGATTCCGCTGGTGATCATGGCGGGCGCGCTGGCCGGCGGCATGGTGATGCTCGGCCCGACGCTGCTGAAATCGAAACTCGGCGTCGACGAGGTGGTCACCACCCTGCTGCTCAACTTCGTCATCCTGCTGTTCGTGCAGATGATGCTGGAGGGCCCGATGAAGGATCCCATGGGCATGGGCTGGCCGCAGTCCGAGCCGATCATCGATGCCGCCGTGCTGCCCAAGCTGGTGGCGCGCATGCGCATCCATGGCGGGTTGATCATGGCGTTTGCCGCGGCGCTCTTCGTCTACGTGCTGCTCAAGCGCACGGTCTGGGGCTTCGAGATCCGCGCGGTGGGCGAGAACGCCCGCGCCGCGCGCCATGCCGGTATTCCCGTGACCGCCACCTTCATCCGCGTGGGGCTCCTGTCGGGCGCGCTGGCGGGGCTTGCGGGCGTCGGCGAGGTGGCCGGGCTGAAGGGCTATCTTACGGCGGATCTCTCGCCCGGCTTCGGCTACGCGGGCATCGTGGTGGCCATGCTGGCGGCGCTCTCGCCCATCGGTGTGGTCTTCGCGGCGCTGTTCATCGCCAGCGTCTTCGTCGGCGCGGACAGCATGTCGCGCGCCGCCGGCGTGTCCAACTATCTCGCCGACCTGATCGTCGCCATGGCGCTGATCTGCGTGCTGATCTCCAGCCTGTTCGTGCGCTTCAAAGTGCGCTTCGTCGGGCGCGCCACGGGAGAGGCGGCATGAGCGACATTTTCGAGATCCTGCTCGCCGCCAATTTCTGGGCCGCCGCCATCCGCATCGCCACGCCGCTGATCTTCGGCGTGCTGGGGGCGCTGGTCTGCGAACGCGCGGGCGTGCTGAACCTCGGCATCGAGGGCATCTTCACCGCCGGCGCCATGGCCGGCTGGATGGCCGTGTGGCTCGGCGCGGGGCTGTGGGGCGGTGTGGCGGTCGCGGCGCTCGCCGGCGCCTTCTTCGGGCTGATCCACGCGATCCTGACCGTGCCGCTCGGGCTGTCGCAGCACGTCTCGGGCATCGGCGTGACGCTGTTCGCAACGTCGGTGAGCTATTTCGCCTATCGCACGGCGCTGCCGGACGTGTCCTCGCCGCCGCGCATCGTGGCCTTCCAGCCCGTCGACATTCCGCTGCTCTCCGACCTGCCGTTCGTGGGACCCGCCTTCTTCCAGCAGACGCCGATGACCTTTCTGGCGTTTGCGCTGGTGGCGCTGACGGCGTTTGTGCTCTACCGCACGCCGCTGGGGCTCGCCATCCGCGCCGTGGGCGACGATCCCTCGGCGGTGGAGGCGCAGGGCCTCTCGGTCTATGGCTTGCGCATCGGCGCGGTGGTCGCGGGGTCGGCGATGATGGCGCTGGGCGGGGCGTTTCTCACCATGTCGGCGTTCGACGCCTTCTTCTTCGGCATGGTCAACGGGCGCGGCTGGATCTGCATCGCGCTCACCGTCTTCGCCTCCTGGCGGCCGGGCAAGGCGCTGATCGGCGCGCTGCTGTTCGGGGCGTTCGACGCCTTCCAGGTGCGGCTGCAGACCGAAGTCGGCGCCTTCATCCCCAGCCAGGTCTTCCTGATGCTGCCGTACCTTCTGTCCATCGCGGCGCTGGTCATGGTGGCGCGCAAGGCGGATTATCCCCGGGCGCTGCTCACGCCCTATTTCCGGGGGCAGCGGTGAGAGTAGCGTTGAAAGAAATAGGGCATTGGCAAATATTACTATAATTGCGCGCGACGCCTGACAGGACGGAATAGATGAAATTGACAAAATTATTTTGGCTCTGGCCATTATTGATATTCATCGTGCTTTGGATTGTAATGACAATTTCGCCCGTCGCGACATTCTTCCTTTTTTCAACAAGAATAGGTTTTTTCACAGGATATCTATTAATTGCTTCGATAATTGGATTGGCGATAGATGCGTATTACAGAAGAGTGCACCGAGCATTGTTGCCAATTTCTATTTCAGTAATTACAATTGGATTGTCAGTTTATTATTATAATTACTATCGTGAACAGACTTTGATCAAGAAATTAGAATCTGAAATTCAATTTAAAAATGAAATATCTATCAAAGTTGCGAAAGAGTACATAAGGCAAAACTCAATAAATCCGGTTCCGCTTCAAACGCAGTATCAGCAATTCAGCAGATATACACTAAATCACTATTACTCAAATGTTCGCTTCGAAAGCGACAAATCGATAAAGTATTCTGAAAATTTCTACATAAAAGAAAATTATTGTAGAAATATATTTAATAAAAATGAATTTATAGAATTTAAAAGTACGGAGATTAGAGATGGCGGCACCGAAAGTGGAAAAATTTGTTACCTTCGGACAAAGATTAAAAATCCTCACACGATGATTTCATATTCTCGGGAGAAGCGGGAAAAAATAGATTCAAACGAAATGGAATTTATTATCTACTTAGAACGGTGGGATATTCTGATAGATAGTGAGTCAATTGGCAGCTATTTGAGTGCATCTGTAGAAAGCCTCCCGGTCGTCCCGTGGCCGATAGTAATTTGCGGAAATTTTGGTGGTTTTGCGCCGATTCCAGAACGTTTCTGTAGTGTTTCGCTCAGGAGTTTCATTGGTCAAGAGCTGGAAACTCGGCCCGACGACGCAATTAAAGCTGGCGTTTCCGATATAATAGCAATGATATTGGATCTGAAACCGCGCAAGTTCCTTTACTTTCCCGAGCATGAAATGTCTCCAGTCGCAAAACAGGCGCTATCTGCCTACCTGACTTCTGAAGCAAAGTCAGAGCTTCTCGACTCAACACAGAACCCATAGCAGAATCCCATGAGTTTCGATCTCCTCATCAAGAACGCCACGCTGCCAGACGGCCGCACCGGCATGGACATCGGCTGTGCGGGCGGAAAAATCGTCGCCGTGGAGGCGGGGATCGCGGCCGAGGCGGGCCGGACTCTGGATGCGGGCGGCAAGCTCGTCGCGCCGCCCTTCGTGGACGTGCATTTCCACATGGACGCGACCCTGTCGCTCGGTCTGCCGCGCATGAACGAGAGCGGCACGCTGCTGGAGGGCATCGCGCTGTGGGGCGAGCTGAAGCCGCTGCTCACCATCGAGGCGGTGGTGGAGCGCGCGCTGCGCTATTGCGATCTGGCGGTCTCGCAAGGGCTGCTCGCCGTGCGCAGCCATGTGGATGTCTGCGACGACAGGCTCACCGGCGTCGAGGCGTTGCTCGAGGTCAGGCGCCGGGTCGCGCCCTATCTGGATCTGCAGCTTGTCGCCTTTCCGCAGGACGGGTTCTATCGCTCGCCGAATGCGGAGAAGAACCTGATCCGGGCGCTGGACATGGGCGTGGAGGTGGTCGGCGGCATCCCGCATTTCGAGCGCACCATGGAAGACGGCGCGCGTTCGGTGACGGCGCTGTGCGAACTCGCGGCCGAACGCGGGCTCATGGTCGACATGCATTGCGACGAGACCGATGATCCCCTGTCACGGCATATCGAGACGCTGAGCTATGAGACCCGGCGGCTGGGCCTGCAGGGCCGCGTCGCCGGATCGCATCTCACGTCGATGCACTCGATGGACAACTACTATGTCTCGAAGCTGCTGCCGCTGATGGCGGAGGCCGGGGTGCACGCCATCGCCAACCCGCTCATCAACATCGCGCTGCAGGGCAGGCATGACACCTATCCCAAACGGCGCGGCCAGACCCGGGTGCCGGAGATGCGGGCGCACGGCATCAACGTCGCCTTCGGCCACGACTGCGTGATGGACCCGTGGTATTCGCTCGGCTCGGGCGACATGCTGGAGGTCGCGCATATGGCGCTGCATGTGGCGCAGATGACCTCGCGCGAGGCCATGCGCTACTGCTTCGAGTGCATCACGACGCATCCCGCCACGATCATGGGGCTGGAAGGCTACGGCCTTGCGCCCGGCTGCAACGCGGACTTCAACCTGCTGCAGGCGGACGATGCCATCGAGGCCATTCGGCTGAAAGCCGCGCGGCTCGCCGTGGTGCGGCGCGGCCGCGTCATCGCGCAGACCGCGCCGCGTGTCTCGCAGCTTTCGCTCGACGGCCGTCCCGACAGCGTCGACGCCTCCGCCTATGCGCCCCGCGCGTAGAAGAGGGGCTTGCGGGCTCGAACGCAGCACCGTTCGCGTCTCATCCTCCTCAAGGGCCTGTGGCAGGTCCGGGATCAAGCCTTGTCTTGCGCGTGTCTCATCGATCGCATGGGTGCTCGGGACAAGCCCGAGCATGACGAAAACATCATTCTTTTCAAGTCTCTGAACCCGGCTTTCGTCATCCTCGGCCATGTGCCGAGGATCCATCTTTGCCGCCCTACGCCCCGCCCATGACCAGCGTCTGGGCCTGAAGCTCGGCCGCCGTCGGCAGGCTGGCGCCCGACGCCTTCTCGAACGTCCTGGCGACCGCCGCCGTCAGCCCGTCTTTGCCCGCGCCCGCGAGCAGCGTGACGCTGCCGGGACGGCCGTCGCTGCGCGGTGCTGTGGGCACCGCGATGGCGCACATGTCCATCAGGTTGACGAAATTGGTGTAGGTGCCGAAGTTCGAGTTCGGGCCGATCGGGTCGGCTTCGAGATCCGCGACCGTATAGAAGGTCGGGATCGTCGGTACGCACATCATGTCGAGCGCGCCGAGCACGGGCGCCGCGATACGCTTGAGCTCTTCGAGCCGGTAGATCCCGCGGAAGGCGTCGGCCGCCGTGAGCCCTTCGGCCTTGCAGATCACCTGCCGGGTCACGGGCAGGATGGCCTCGGGATCGGTCTTCAAAAGGTCCGCGATCACCGTGTAGCGCTCGGCGACCCAGGCGCCGTCGTAGAGCATGCGGGCGACGTCGTAGAACGGCGTGAAGTCGACCTCGACGATCGTGTGTCCGGCAAAGCGCAGGGTGTCCACGGCGCTCTCGAAGGAGGCCCGCTGCACCGTGTCGCCGAAGAACTCGATGGTGTTCGCGTCCGGAATGCCGATGGTCAGGCTTT is a genomic window containing:
- a CDS encoding ABC transporter permease; translated protein: MIRLEPRETATTTRLIAAPVIAAVAALLLAAIPIATTGTSVFEAYALMARGAFGSVFAFSEMLTRATPLILTGLAAAVAFRAKLWNIGGEGQLYAGALAAAAIGSGAIDQPPIVMIPLVIMAGALAGGMVMLGPTLLKSKLGVDEVVTTLLLNFVILLFVQMMLEGPMKDPMGMGWPQSEPIIDAAVLPKLVARMRIHGGLIMAFAAALFVYVLLKRTVWGFEIRAVGENARAARHAGIPVTATFIRVGLLSGALAGLAGVGEVAGLKGYLTADLSPGFGYAGIVVAMLAALSPIGVVFAALFIASVFVGADSMSRAAGVSNYLADLIVAMALICVLISSLFVRFKVRFVGRATGEAA
- a CDS encoding ABC transporter permease; this encodes MSDIFEILLAANFWAAAIRIATPLIFGVLGALVCERAGVLNLGIEGIFTAGAMAGWMAVWLGAGLWGGVAVAALAGAFFGLIHAILTVPLGLSQHVSGIGVTLFATSVSYFAYRTALPDVSSPPRIVAFQPVDIPLLSDLPFVGPAFFQQTPMTFLAFALVALTAFVLYRTPLGLAIRAVGDDPSAVEAQGLSVYGLRIGAVVAGSAMMALGGAFLTMSAFDAFFFGMVNGRGWICIALTVFASWRPGKALIGALLFGAFDAFQVRLQTEVGAFIPSQVFLMLPYLLSIAALVMVARKADYPRALLTPYFRGQR
- a CDS encoding amidohydrolase family protein, whose amino-acid sequence is MSFDLLIKNATLPDGRTGMDIGCAGGKIVAVEAGIAAEAGRTLDAGGKLVAPPFVDVHFHMDATLSLGLPRMNESGTLLEGIALWGELKPLLTIEAVVERALRYCDLAVSQGLLAVRSHVDVCDDRLTGVEALLEVRRRVAPYLDLQLVAFPQDGFYRSPNAEKNLIRALDMGVEVVGGIPHFERTMEDGARSVTALCELAAERGLMVDMHCDETDDPLSRHIETLSYETRRLGLQGRVAGSHLTSMHSMDNYYVSKLLPLMAEAGVHAIANPLINIALQGRHDTYPKRRGQTRVPEMRAHGINVAFGHDCVMDPWYSLGSGDMLEVAHMALHVAQMTSREAMRYCFECITTHPATIMGLEGYGLAPGCNADFNLLQADDAIEAIRLKAARLAVVRRGRVIAQTAPRVSQLSLDGRPDSVDASAYAPRA